The segment TCAATAAAGACATTGTTCTATAGGTTTGAACTTTGGATATTTGACTATTAGACACAGGTATCCATCATTCATCCCTAAGTCTGAGCAACATAGCTGCGCATTAAGATTAAGTTAACTTTCTATTTCTTTCAGTCTTCAATATGTTTCTCATTTATTGGTTGTTTACTGGTTTATATGCATGCATTTGCCTCCAGTTTGCACATTATGATTGATTCttagagaaaaaaaaatattGCATTTGACACTGAGACAAGTTTAATCCTTTTATGGGGTATGCTTCTTATATAGGCAATTTATAAGATTTCTGTTGTTTATTTCTTTCTCCTTTATGGTGACGAACACTTATGCAGGAAACATTACACAAGCATGCTGAAAAGGCAAATGAGAGAGCTGATCTACATGATATTTCAGAACATTCTTCAAATGATTCTGGTCAGAAAGATAACATGGTAGAACTAGAAGAAAAACAGATTCACAAATCAAATCTCTTAAAAAACTGGCCACTAATGTCTACAATCATCGTATACTGCGTTTTCTCACTTCAAGAGATGGCTTACTCTGAAGTAAGTTATATCCCTTAAACACAATTTATTCTCATCCCCTATGCCTATCTGACTTAAGTACAAACTTCTCACATTGTCTAGGATTCATCATGATCTGATCTTCACATattcttgatatatatatgtgtgtgtgtgtgcgctAGAGTTGTTCATGTTTTACATAAGACCCTTGACATGTCTTTGCAGATATTTTCACTTTGGGCAGTTAGTGATAAAAAATATGGAGGATTAAGCTTTTCATCCCAAGATGTTGGTGAAGTTCTTGCTATCTCTGGTATATCCATAACTTTCAATGTTGCAATAATTTCCTCGAAAGTATTTgcaattttgttttttctttttcagaAAGCGTTAGTCTAATAGCATGCTTTCCATCATTTCCAGGATTGGGTCTTTTACTGTTTCAACTGCTGTTGTATCCACCAGTTGAGAGACGCCTTGGGCCTCTCATGGTTACACGCCTTTCAGCTGTAAGTTCTTACCTCCACATCACTGTATTCCTATACTTCTTTTCTTTGGGCTAATCTATAAATACACCTTTTAATTTTTAACCATTTGGCAcctaaagagaaaaataaaatttataatcaaattattatattttattttcttcaagTAAATTAAACCAAATTGACTGATGTTGTTAAATAAAATGCTGACGTGTAACTTCATTTTTTTTGGTGTAATGACGTGTAACTTCATTGACCAATAGTAAATCCTCACTTCTCGGATCAGTGGCATATCAGCATTTAGAAAATATTTGACTTGACTTATGGCGGATCAGTATTGGTTACAATTCCACATCACCATTTTATGTGatggatttttattatttttttagtaaaataGCTAGTTGATGCTACTTTTTTGTAATCTTCAGGTAATATCAATTCCATTGTTGTCATGTTTCCCCTATATAGCAATGCTTTCAGGGGTAGTCCTGCATTTGGTGATAAATTGTGCAGCCATATTAAGAAACACTCTATCTGTAAGTGAATCTAAATCCTAAATATGTACAAATACATGGAGAAGTTTCTGGTTATGAACTCCAGGCTCTGAATGCAATGAATGCACTGAAATGAATTAGACATGTttcttttaaattgtttttctttctttgttcttTTTGGTTGAAACCGTGTGATTTATGGGGCAAATTCATTGGTATCATGTAGGTTTCACTTGTTACTGGATTATTCATATTGCTGAACAATGCAGTGGTAATGTTTTCTGCCCATATTTTGGGAAGTATTTCATGTTAAATCTATGTTGAAcccttcatttttcttttcagACATGGGGGTGGACATACAACCCTCCAAATACATAGAAACACTGAGAAAAACAATTGTATTAATTGACTTTGATTATACATGAATTATCATTCCTCTCTCTGGTTTTAACATTGTTTGTTTATTCTTTTTCTTGTTTCAGCCTCAAAGTCAGAGAGGGGCTGCTAATGCCATTTCAATAACTGCAATGTCCGTTTTCAAAGCATTTGGTCCAGCAGGAGGAGGAGCGCTGTAAGTAtcttttttctttccattttctgtATGTATTTTAGCTTTTTATATATGAATCACACTAGTCTATTTGAGCAGCAAAATCTGCACAGTTCAGCACTTTCAATTTATACAAACTGACAATGCTTTTGTGCCACAATACCGTCGACATATTTGAGATTTTGAAGGAGAGGTCTTAGTTTACATTGTTGATAAAATGCTGAActtaattatttcttaaatttcaAAGGTCTTGAACGGCCAAATGTGACGGCTTCTTATTATGGTTGATTATATTGTTAAAATGAAATCTATAGAACCTGAACTTGGTCAAGTTGATTCATGTGGTCACCCTAAAAAAGTGAATGTGCAACATCTTCCCTTAACCTCAAGCCGCAACCTTTTTTATACTCCTTGCTTAGAGAGACAAAACCAAAGATTAATTCAATCTTAAATTTAGCAAATGTTTGTTTTCTTCCTGGCCAATTTATATACCAGAACTACTATTTTTTCTTGACTCAATAAGGGCCTTATCAACCTTTTTTCGTTCATGAAAATGTAGATTTTCTTGGGCACAAGAGCGACAAGTTGCCTCTTTTCTTCCAGGTTTGTAGTTGAATCCTAATAATTCAGCTTCAAAATAGGCTCGGATCGATTTACTATAAATATACATGTGGGTATTTAATACAAGACGCTTCTTTGATTTTTGGATTTTGGAAACAGGTGATCAAATCGTTTTCTTTGCGCTAAACGTGGTTCAATTTATTGGGTTGCTATTGACTGTCAAGCCCTTTCTTGCTGAACCGTACCAGAGAGAATAGcatcaataattatttttttagttcACTTCACCGGTATTCTCATTATATGAATCAATGTTGAATTGACCCGAATAAAGTCGGGATCTCACTGGATTGATCATTTCAGTTTTAATAACGATGGTAAAAGCAAATTTCGGTTCAGTCTTTCCAAATTTAAACTACAGAGATATGTTTAAAGTAAGTCAATACATTATTGTACAAAACCGAGTTATTTCTTTAAACAATAATATTTTATCAAACAAGGATTACTTCGTTAAAGCtctaaactaaaatgagctaagctaccaaaaagagaaagaaaaaaaaaaaaagaagaagaaactgCAAATGTGTTCAAAAAAGGTTGAAGTAACGCAATCTTtttagtgaaaataaaataaaaatcgtaATGCTCAAAATTGCCACATCGAGCACAAGAAGAAAGCTGGTTACGTGCAGAAAAATACTTGATCACTTCCCTCTTCCTTGCCTTGAATACTCTATAAGGACTAGTTGTCCAGTCGTCTTGTTGGAACAAGCTATATCTGTAAGCTGCTCCATATTTATATTTTGATGTTGAAGTAATCCGGGTCAAAATGGTGTAATCGAACATAACCATCCTCACCACCGCTCGAGAAACTACAAGTTCAAAAGACGACTTGTAAAAAAGACTGAAGACTAGGCAAATACAAAATAGAGGGAAATAGTGCACGTGAGCTACACATGCAAGTTGTGAAAACTTTAAAAAAGCACAATTTGCCTCTTACCTCTTCCCGTCTGGGTTAAAAGCCAAGGCATTTATGGGCCCAAAATGACCTTTTACACCTCCAATTTCTTCTTGAAGAATCTACCAAGGCAATCAAACAATTCGataaaaaaggaaacaaaattgcaaaaataacaGATCTTCACCTCATAAAGAAACATtcttttcataaacataaaactAACCTTGTCAAAGAATTTAGCTTCGAACTTCCCAGCACGATGATCTGTCGTTGTGACAGCTGATGCATCCTGACCACCTCCAAGCACCACCTAGATGGAGAAAAGGCATTCAGAACGATTAGAGTGAGATGTAATTGTTGAGGCAAATAAAAATATTCGTGAGTTTGAATGCAGATTACTAGATCAGTTGTTCGCCCCCTTACTATAACCAACTAAATACAGACAATTGAACATAAGCATTTGACGATAAAAAGAATAATTTTTCCATGCTTGAGGTGCATTACAATATTAGATACCTTTAAGCCTTAATGTATGAGTGCTAGAGGTTTAAATGTTTCAAGTCCAGAAGTTATTACAATCCTAAGAAACGAGATACTGAACTTCAAGAACTAGAAAAAGGCTATGTCAGATTTTTAATGCAGCCAACTAAGGACAGATGCAGTTAGGGGCAGAGGGAATTTCATACAAGTTATGCCGCTCATATTTGTTCTTACTTACATGGTCGAGAAGTGGAGACATAGCAACAGCATTGACCGGACGTTCAGTAACATAGGTCTTGATAAGAGTCAACGTTCTTGTGTCCCATAGCTAAACATTTATAGAAAAATGTAAGAAGAATCAGGCAGAGGAAATTTTAGCCAAAGAATAAAGAATCTGGGGTTATTTCAGAAAATAGCCACAAATGCTCAAAAAACTTGTGAGGTTAATAAGATGCATCACCTTGGCAGATTTATCTAAGGAACCAGTAAGGAGGTGTGAACCGTCTGCAGATTTTGTAAGTGATGTTATTGTCTTTTTGTGACCCGATTCCTTGTCAGCCTCTCTAAGTAGTTTTCCAGTCTACAAGACAACATGACAATCCAAAGTACAGATTAATAAAGGAACATAACAGAGGATATAGAAGAAAgataattaaaaaataagaaaagatcTAGTTTGAAGAATATCAAGAAGTGAAAACAAATTATTACATCAGAATATTTTCAATGTTGAAGACAAACCGATCAATTGTGCAACATTATAGAACAAAAATAGCTTCCGTGCTCACAAAAAGAACTATTCATATCTGACAGCAATTTACCTCAGAATCCCATATACGGATTATGGCATCTTCTCCAGCACTAATGATAGTCCTATTGAGAGGTCCCCAAACAGCTCTGTTTATTCTACCTTGAGGGCCCTTGATGACAAGCTCAGACTCCTCAGTCTCTGCACAGTTATTTCACAATGTAATGAACCAGAATatagacatcaaagaaatcagcagactaataataagtaaaaaatttatgtaagagaaagaaaaacaaataagTACAATGACAGACTGTTACAAATACATTATACATTCTACTGTCAATAACTTATTACCCTGTTTCACTCCCGAACCTGATTATATCCATTACTTTAACAAATGACTTACTTGCCTAAAACCAAATAGCCCCAAATCCCAATTATtgcataataattattttaacatttttgtgAGAACCacgcacaaaaaaaaaaagtgatgttTTTCTCTTTTACAATATTTGATCTTCTACATTGTAACTATCTTCAACATCTCACTCAAAAGTTCAAAATCCCTACCtaaatatataaatacaaaatttaaCAAACTGAGCAGCAATCACTTAgtatgagagagagagagagagaacagAACTTTAAGCTTACGTTCAGCAGGGTCTCTAGCAATGCGTTTAACGTGAATAGCGGAAGTCAATTCCATGAAAGGATCCGTAGTAATTACAGCTAGTTTATCCCCTACAGAGAAATCCACCGACCTCGCAGGAGAACCGAAATTGAAAGTATATAATTGAGATCCCGTCTGAACATTCCACAGCTTCACAGTTTGATCGGCACTTCCCGTAATAAGCCTCATCGAATCCCCTACAAGTTTTGAGGGAGGGGACTAAAAATTGGAACTTCAAGTTTAAAAActtcaataaaataaataaagaacaaaaagaaCTTACTTGAGACGTCGCAAGACCAAACGGCGCCATTATGGCCACGATAAGTGCCGAGACGCTCGCCATTGTCGGCGAACCAAACGGTAGGGGTATGGTCCTTAGCGCATGAGAACAAAAGATCTCCATCTCTGTTGTACTTGAGAAACGTCAATGGCCTTTCATGACCTTTCATCAAAATCGGCCtcatcttcttcttttcttcttttctcgccaaaattttaaagaaaaaagaaCATTCGTCAACTAACTACTCTGAGATTTAGGGTTTTGAGCTTTTTCTGCTTCTACTAATTTTTGTTACCTGATTTTAACATATGGATGAGCTTAAGTTAATAACTTAATATATGGGCTTTTAGCCTACTTTTATCTCAGCTTCGGCTCTGTCAAAAAGCCCAGCTTGAGTCATTGGTAATC is part of the Gossypium arboreum isolate Shixiya-1 chromosome 5, ASM2569848v2, whole genome shotgun sequence genome and harbors:
- the LOC108453520 gene encoding probable peptide/nitrate transporter At3g43790 isoform X7 — protein: MALSMRFFLGCFNSLLGTIRAYASEVCREEYRALALSVVSTSRGIGLIIGPAIGGFFAQPVEKYPNLFAESSIFGRFPYLLPCLIISVYAVGSLVACKWLPETLHKHAEKANERADLHDISEHSSNDSGQKDNMVELEEKQIHKSNLLKNWPLMSTIIVYCVFSLQEMAYSEIFSLWAVSDKKYGGLSFSSQDVGEVLAISGLGLLLFQLLLYPPVERRLGPLMVTRLSAVISIPLLSCFPYIAMLSGVVLHLVINCAAILRNTLSVSLVTGLFILLNNAVPQSQRGAANAISITAMSVFKAFGPAGGGALFSWAQERQVASFLPGDQIVFFALNVVQFIGLLLTVKPFLAEPYQRE
- the LOC108453520 gene encoding probable peptide/nitrate transporter At3g43790 isoform X5, yielding MEESRTSLLEREAEYCEKCPGCKMDRLKQEQAGVPYKLLSFIWIVSLCTDQRLSYCKKRGRHWFLCRICGVVFNTLFGLSTNFWMALSMRFFLGCFNSLLGTIRAYASEVCREEYRALALSVVSTSRGIGLIIGPAIGGFFAQPVEKYPNLFAESSIFGRFPYLLPCLIISVYAVGSLVACKWLPETLHKHAEKANERADLHDISEHSSNDSGQKDNMVELEEKQIHKSNLLKNWPLMSTIIVYCVFSLQEMAYSEIFSLWAVSDKKYGGLSFSSQDVGEVLAISGLGLLLFQLLLYPPVERRLGPLMVTRLSAVISIPLLSCFPYIAMLSGVVLHLVINCAAILRNTLSVSLVTGLFILLNNAVPQSQRGAANAISITAMSVFKAFGPAGGGALFSWAQERQVASFLPGDQIVFFALNVVQFIGLLLTVKPFLAEPYQRE
- the LOC108453520 gene encoding probable peptide/nitrate transporter At3g43790 isoform X1; this encodes MEESRTSLLEREAEYCEKCPGCKMDRLKQEQAGVPYKLLSFIWIVSLCTALQISSLFPFVYFMIRDFHIAKREEDIGFYAGFVGSSFMVGRALTSLFWGVVADRYGRKPVILIGTFSVVVFNTLFGLSTNFWMALSMRFFLGCFNSLLGTIRAYASEVCREEYRALALSVVSTSRGIGLIIGPAIGGFFAQPVEKYPNLFAESSIFGRFPYLLPCLIISVYAVGSLVACKWLPETLHKHAEKANERADLHDISEHSSNDSGQKDNMVELEEKQIHKSNLLKNWPLMSTIIVYCVFSLQEMAYSEIFSLWAVSDKKYGGLSFSSQDVGEVLAISGLGLLLFQLLLYPPVERRLGPLMVTRLSAVISIPLLSCFPYIAMLSGVVLHLVINCAAILRNTLSVSLVTGLFILLNNAVPQSQRGAANAISITAMSVFKAFGPAGGGALFSWAQERQVASFLPGDQIVFFALNVVQFIGLLLTVKPFLAEPYQRE
- the LOC108453520 gene encoding probable peptide/nitrate transporter At3g43790 isoform X3; amino-acid sequence: MEESRTSLLEREAEYCEKCPGCKMDRLKQEQAGVPYKLLSFIWIVSLCTALQISSLFPFVYFMIRDFHIAKREEDIGFYAGFVGSSFMVGRALTSLFWGVVADRYGRKPVILIGTFSVVVFNTLFGLSTNFWMALSMRFFLGCFNSLLGTIRAYASEVCREEYRALALSVVSTSRGIGLIIGPAIGGFFAQPVEKYPNLFAESSIFGRFPYLLPCLIISVYAVGSLVACKWLPETLHKHAEKANERADLHDISEHSSNDSGQKDNMVELEEKQIHKSNLLKNWPLMSTIIVYCVFSLQEMAYSEIFSLWAVSDKKYGGLSFSSQDVGEVLAISGLGLLLFQLLLYPPVERRLGPLMVTRLSAVISIPLLSCFPYIAMLSGVVLHLVINCAAILRNTLSVSLVTGLFILLNNAVPQSQRGAANAISITAMSVFKAFGPAGGGALKICTVQHFQFIQTDNAFVPQYRRHI
- the LOC108453520 gene encoding probable peptide/nitrate transporter At3g43790 isoform X2; the encoded protein is MEESRTSLLEREAEYCEKCPGCKMDRLKQEQAGVPYKLLSFIWIVSLCTALQISSLFPFVYFMIRDFHIAKREEDIGFYAGFVGSSFMVGRALTSLFWGVVADRYGRKPVILIGTFSVVVFNTLFGLSTNFWMALSMRFFLGCFNSLLGTIRAYASEVCREEYRALALSVVSTSRGIGLIIGPAIGGFFAQPVEKYPNLFAESSIFGRFPYLLPCLIISVYAVGSLVACKWLPETLHKHAEKANERADLHDISEHSSNDSGQKDNMVELEEKQIHKSNLLKNWPLMSTIIVYCVFSLQEMAYSEIFSLWAVSDKKYGGLSFSSQDVGEVLAISGLGLLLFQLLLYPPVERRLGPLMVTRLSAVISIPLLSCFPYIAMLSGVVLHLVINCAAILRNTLSPQSQRGAANAISITAMSVFKAFGPAGGGALFSWAQERQVASFLPGDQIVFFALNVVQFIGLLLTVKPFLAEPYQRE
- the LOC108453520 gene encoding probable peptide/nitrate transporter At3g43790 isoform X8, whose product is MVGRALTSLFWGVVADRYGRKPVILIGTFSVVVFNTLFGLSTNFWMALSMRFFLGCFNSLLGTIRAYASEVCREEYRALALSVVSTSRGIGLIIGPAIGGFFAQPVEKYPNLFAESSIFGRFPYLLPCLIISVYAVGSLVACKWLPETLHKHAEKANERADLHDISEHSSNDSGQKDNMVELEEKQIHKSNLLKNWPLMSTIIVYCVFSLQEMAYSEIFSLWAVSDKKYGGLSFSSQDVGEVLAISGLGLLLFQLLLYPPVERRLGPLMVTRLSAVISIPLLSCFPYIAMLSGVVLHLVINCAAILRNTLSVSLVTGLFILLNNAVPQSQRGAANAISITAMSVFKAFGPAGGGALFSWAQERQVASFLPGDQIVFFALNVVQFIGLLLTVKPFLAEPYQRE
- the LOC108453521 gene encoding eukaryotic translation initiation factor 3 subunit I-like, whose amino-acid sequence is MRPILMKGHERPLTFLKYNRDGDLLFSCAKDHTPTVWFADNGERLGTYRGHNGAVWSCDVSRDSMRLITGSADQTVKLWNVQTGSQLYTFNFGSPARSVDFSVGDKLAVITTDPFMELTSAIHVKRIARDPAEQTEESELVIKGPQGRINRAVWGPLNRTIISAGEDAIIRIWDSETGKLLREADKESGHKKTITSLTKSADGSHLLTGSLDKSAKLWDTRTLTLIKTYVTERPVNAVAMSPLLDHVVLGGGQDASAVTTTDHRAGKFEAKFFDKILQEEIGGVKGHFGPINALAFNPDGKSFSSGGEDGYVRLHHFDPDYFNIKI